A segment of the Desulfitobacterium dehalogenans ATCC 51507 genome:
CGTGGTAGCCGCCGGGCTCTTTATCATCGTGGACATCGGCAACCCGGAACGGGCCTGGCATATCATCACCAGCGCCAATATTGCTTCCCCCATGTTCTGGGATACCGTGATCCTGGGTACCTATGTGATCCTTGGTATTTTCTTTACCCGTCAGCTTATGGCGGTACACGCGGGACGGAAAGAAGAAAAATCATTAAAAGGGATCGCGGTCGTATCCTTTATCGCCGGGCTCTTCGTCATGGTCACCTCTTTTGTTTTTGCCCTGCAGGTAGCGAGACCTTTGTGGAACAACCCGGCGGAGCCGGTATCCTTTCTGGCAGCGGCCCTGGTCGCTGCGCTGGCACTCCTAATCATTATCTTTACCGTCCTGAATAAAAGCGGCTACATCGACATAAGTCAGGAGAAGCTCAGTAAGCTTGGCAAACTGGCAGCCGTCTTTCTTTTCTTCGAACTCTTCATCGTCCTCGGGGAAGCAGCTATTGGGCTGTATGTCGGCAGCGGGGAAGAAGCGGAGATCATTCACTGGCTGGTAAAGGGAGAGGGCGCACCCTTCTTTTGGGTAGAGCTGATCGCCATTGTGGCCGGGCTGGTACTGTTGCTCAGCAAAAAGCCGGGTGTGCTGGCCGCAGGATCGGCAGTCTCAATCTTTGCCATCTTCATGATCAAATACAACCTCTTGCAGGCGCAGCTTTTGAATCCGTTGATCACTTATGCGGGACCCCCCGGATACGGCGGCGGAGAAGGGGTCTATTTGCCATCTCTGGTCGAACTCGGCGTAGCCGTGGGCATTATTTCCCTGGGCGCCCTGCTAGTGATAATTGGGCTGGATAAGCTGAATTTGGGGTTGAGATCCGGCAAGGGAGCCGGCAGGGCTGCGGATAGCTTCTCGGGCAAAGCCGGGCAAGCCTAGAATGTTTTCATTCTGAATAAAGCAAGTTTTTATCATATCGAGGCAATTGCAGGCGATTTCAAGTAAGTCGTCTGTAATTGCCTTTTGGTATATGAATCGGTCCCAAATTCGTAAGCGCGTACGAATTTGGGACCGATTCATATGTACGTAAATTTACGGACAACCTTGTACGGAGGACACGCTTTTATTGAGATAAAGCAATATGCTAGAATTGATAAAGCAATTCTTAGAACATAAGAGGTACGTATGGCGGAATCAAATGGACGCATCCCTGCCCAAGAGGAACAGATCGCCGCGCTGAAAAACGCCCTGACTTTATTGGAGAGCGCGCGGGAAGCTGAATATCGCCGGATTTCCCGGGAACTCCATGATGAGGTCGGGCAATCCCTTACTTCCTTATTGCTGCAAATCAAAGCCCTGCAAATGGAAGAAATGTCGGCGGAAGCGGCGGATGGGCTGAATTTTTTGCGTACGACCGTTACCGATATGTTGGGGAATGTACGCCGTCTCGCGCAAAACCTGCGGCCTGTTGTCCTGGAGAATCTCGGTCTGGTTGCGGCTATCGAGTGGTATGCCGAAGGCTTGATGGAGCACGCCGACATCGACATTGCCTGCCGCCTGCCCCGGGAAAGACTGGTGATCAGCGAACGGATCGAATTGGCGGCATACCGGATCGTCCAGGAGGGGTTAACCAATATCCTTCGCCATGCCAAGGCCAACAATGTGGTGATTCATTTAAATGCCTATAACGGTAAGCTGATCCTCTCGATCCGCGACGACGGCTGTGGTATGAATACAGATAATAAACGGAATGGGCTTGGCCTGAGCGGGATGCGGGAACGGGCCATGCTTTTGGGCGGCAGCCTGCGTATCCTAAGTGGAATCGGCCAGGGAACTCAGCTGATTGTTGAGCTTCCGCTGTCAGAGAAAGGAGACGCTCAATGACGAAAGCCAGCTTGTTTTTAAGCGATGATCATAACATCCTGCGCCACTCCCTGTGCTTGCTTCTGGAGAAGTACGGGTATGTCATCTGTGGGGAGGCGGCAACCGGGGCGGATACCATTGCCGCAGTCAGTCAATTAAAGCCTGATCTGCTGCTTTTGGATATCACCTTACCCGATATGAATGGAGTAGAGGTAACGGCTGAGCTCATCGGACTTTTGCCCGATTTGCGTATTCTGGCGCTGACCATGCACGATGAGAAGGATTACCTTCTGCCTTTTCTCGAAGCCGGCGGACATGGTTATGTCCATAAATCGGCGGCGGACGCTGATTTGCTCAATGCCATCGAGCGGGTACTCGCCGGGGAGATGTTCCTCCGGCCCCCTGGAGTCCAACTTCTGGCCCAGAGCCACAAAAACCTCAAACAACAGCAATCCGCTTCTTCCGCAGTCCAGCTTTCTAAACGCGAGCGGGAGGTGCTGGGATATCTGGCGCGGGGTTATACCTACAAGGAAATCGCCGAGCTTCTCTATCTTTCGGTGCGCACCATCGAGACCTACCGGATGCGCATCATGAATAAACTGCAAATCAATAACCGTTTTGAACTGGTGGAATACGCCATTGAGCACCAGATTTTTCCGAACCGTCCCGATCGTGAAATTCCGTAAAAACCCGTACACGCATACCGGAAAAAAACAGCTGTAAAAGAGACGTGTTTTCCTGGATTTATAGCTTCCTTCTTTTCTATATAATGACCTTGGCAAGAAAGAAGTGTTCGAAATGCTGTCACAAGAGAGTATCCATAACAACATAAGGAAGAAATCCGGCAAATACATCTGCTTCCTGCTGGAAAAAAATACGGAACGCGGCAAGTATTTACGGAGGCTCCTTCAGGCCGAAAACCTGTCCGTGCTCTCTTTCTATTCACGGCAGGAGGTTTTGGAAAAGGTGAATGATACCACACAGGTCATCATTGTCGACGCCACGGATTATGGTGTGGATTATGCCGCCTTCTTTGCCGAGCTGCGGCAGAGAAGTCCTGGCATCGCCGTTGTTGCCCTCTTGGCCGACAGTTCAAGGGCCTATCGGCAGCATATGCTCTCAGGTGGTGCTGATGCCGCCTTGGCCATTGAGCGGGCTGACGAATTACTGGCTGCAGCAGTATGGCATAGCGCCCGTAAGAATACTTCGGTTTTTGCCTCCAATGATTGTGTAGAGCAAGCGAAGGAGGGAATTCAAAACGTGAAAGAGGATCTAAAGTTATTTGAACGTCAGTTTAACAGGAGAGCATTTCTTAAAGGATCCGCTGCTGCTGCGGCAGTTACCGGTGTGACGGTCGCCAGTCCGGGGAAGATGGCAACCAAGGCGCTGGCCGCTGGGGACGGGACCGCGAGCGTAAAACAGGAGCAAATTTTTTATGGTGCTTGCAGGGCTAACTGTTTTGGCGGCTGCCGTCTGAAAATTACGGTCCGCAATGGCAAGGTAGTAAAAACACAAATGGCCGAGGTTCCGGACAAACGCTACAACCGGGTCTGCGCCAGGGGATTGACTCATACTCAAATGATGTATAGTCCCGACCGGCTGAAACATCCGCTGAAAAGGGTGGGGGAACGTGGAGCCGGGCAATGGGAGCAGATTACCTGGGAAGAAGCCATTAAAACGATAACGGACACATGGAAAAAAATCCGGACGGAATTAGGAAATAATAGTATAGGATTTTCCCACGGCACTGGCAGCAACGGCGTATTGACCAATAACGGTTTTCACAGGTTGCGCAATTTGATGGAGGCCACCTGTTTTTATTGTAATTATGACAGCAATCATATAGTTACGATTGGTCAGTGTTTGGGCATTGGCCCTAATTATAACGGGAATGAAATGGCCGACCTGATAAATGCTAAAACAATTATATTTTTTGGCGCCAATATTACTGAATCGCAACCTCAGAATTGGCATTTTGTAAAGGAAGCACAGGAAAATGGCACTAAGCTCATCTGTATTGATCCTGTCAGCACAACCTTGGCGATCCGTTCCGATATTCACGTGCCAATCCGTCCGGGGACTGATGCTGCCTTGGCTATGGCGATGATGAATATCATTATAAAAAACGGCTGGACTGATGACACATTTATCAAAAAGTCTTCAGTTGGACCTTTTCTGGTAAAAGAAAGCGACGGTACTTATTTAAGGTTTAGTGACCTGTGGCCATTGCCGGAAGGAGAACAGGATGCTATTGTCGTCCGGGATAAAGATGGGAACATCGGTGTTCCCGGTAGAATTCCAGATCCTGTCATCAAAGGCAGCTATACGGTCAACGGTATCAAAGTGACAACAGCTTTTGACCTTCTTGTCAACAGGGTGGCAGAGTGGACCCCTGAGCGTACGGCGGAATTATGCGATATTCCGGTAGATCAGCTTCATGAAATTACCCGTATTTACGCCACCGAAACACCAAGCACTATTTTTACAGGGTTTGGGCCGGACCATTATGTGAATGGCAATCATGCTTATGTAGCAATATTTGCCTTGGGCATGATCACGGGTAATATCGGCAAACCGGGTGCGAGCACCGGCTGGCCTTTCAACCTGGGCTTCAACATCAATGCCGGAGCTATTTCGACTGCGCCCGGATCGCCAATCGGCCCTACATTACCTCAGGTTAAAATTCCCTATATTGTGGAAAATAAGCAATATGGGGGCAAGCCTTTGGAGCTCAGAAGTATCTATCATGTCAATACGAATCCATTGGGCAATTTCGCCGGGCGTCAGGAACTTTTGCAAGCATATGAAAAGCTGGAGCTCATTGTCGCGTCCGACTGGAGACTGACGGATACGGCTCGTTATGCGGATATTGTGCTGCCGGCTGCTCACTGGTTTGAGGTGGAAGATATTCATAGCAGCGGTCAGACAACCTGGACGGCGTTCCAGGAAAAAGCGGTGGAGCCGCCTTTTGAATGTAAGTCCGATTGGGAGATGATCCGGATGTTGGCGGAGGCGATGGGGTATGGAGAACATTGCTCCTACACCGACAGTGAAATGCTCAGAATGGCTTGCGAAGGTCCCGGACCGGAGGCATTCGGTATTTCTTACGACAAGCTGAAAAGCGAAAAAGTGGTAAGAGGGGCTCTCCCTCCCGGTAAAACGTATCTCTATGGAGAAGACGGTGTTTTCAAGACTGCAACCGGTCGCGTTCAATTTTATTTTGAAAATCCGCAGCCGGATTATCTTTATGATCCTGTAAATCAAAAGATTAATCCCGATGAAGAACGCCTGCCTTATTTTGAACCGCCACGCGAAGCATGGCCTGAAACGGTTGGAAGTTTTACCAGAAAGCCATTGGCTGAAAAATATCCTTTGGTGTATACCTCCGAGCGCAATAAATTAAAAACCCATACCATGTTTGGACATAACCCATGGTTGCTGGAATTATATCCTGAACCAATAGTTAAAGTAAATCCGCAGGACGCCCGACAACGGGGCATAGCGGACGGAGATTATGCCAAAGTATACAATGACCGGGGATACGTGGTTTTAAAAGTTGTTTTCAGCAGCGGCGTTCGGCCAGGAATGCTTGTAGTACCTAAAGGATGGCAAGCGGATCAATTTAAAGAAGGGCATTACTCCGACCTGGTGGGAAATTTGGTTGACGATTATAGGCTGAATAATAATTATTTTGATACCTTATGCGAAATGGAAAAAGTATAAAGGAGGGCTGATACATGCGTTATGGAATGGCTATTGATTTGGAGCGCTGCATTGGCTGTCACGCTTGCTCGGTAGCGTGCAAGCAAGCGAATAATCTGCCCAATAAAATTTGGTGGAACCGGGTTTTGACAGTGGGCGGCGAAGCGATGGATACAGCAATGGGAACCTATCCTAATAATAAGATACAGTTTCTGCCGGTAAACTGTCAGCATTGTGATAATCCGCCCTGCACCAAAGCCTGTCCGGTCGGCGCCACTTACAAACGGGAAGAGGACGGCATTGTTATCCAGGATTATGACAAATGCATCGGCTGCCGCATGTGTATGGTGGCTTGCCCCTACAACGCCAGAAGCTTCAACTGGAGCAAACCGGAGTATTATGTGGACTTTGCCGCCGGCGACAGCGACGCGCCTGTTCATCAGTACAATGTGGTAGAAAAATGTACCTTCTGTGCCAACCGGATTGCCCAGGACGAAGTTCCTGCCTGCATGGAGCTTTGTCCGGGAAGGGCCCGTTACTGGGGTGATCTGGACGATCCGAACAGCGAAGTGAGCCGCGCCATCAGAGGCCGCAGTTATGTTAAACTGCTCGAAGAAAAGGGTACCAAACCCTCTACCTTCTATTTAACGTAGGAAAGGGGCGAAATGACATGAGTGAAAAAGTACAAAAGAAGATCTTTACCCAACCCCTGTTTATCATCTTCGCCCTGCTCACCATAGTGGGCCTCGTCTGCTGGTTCCTGCAGCTGACCAAAGGGCTGCAGCTTACTCATCTGAACAACTACAACACCTGGGGCCTCTACATCATCGGCTTCATGATCTTCACCGGCATCGCGGCCGGCTCGCTGATCATCGCTTCCTCGGCCTATCTTTTTCCGGCCATGGCGGAATACAAGCCCTATACCCGGATCGCCGCTTTTGTGGGAGCCATCGGCAGCGTGGTAGCCGCAGGGCTCTTTATCATCGTGGACATCGGCAACCCGGAGCGGGCCTGGCATATCATCACTAGCGCCAATATCGCTTCCCCCATGTTCTGGGACACCGTGATCCTGGGCATCTATGTGATCCTTGGTATTTTCTATACCCGCCAGCTCATGGCGGTACACGCGGGACAGAAAGAAGAAAAATCTCTGAAAGCGATTTCCATCGTATCCTTTATTGCCGGGCTCTCCGTCATGGTGACCTCCTTTGTCTTTGCCCTGCAGGTAGCGAGACCGTTGTGGAACAACCCGGCGGAGCCGGTGTCGTTCTTAGCCGCTGCTTTGGTTGTCGCCTTAGCCCTCTTACTCATCATCTTTGCCATACTGAATAAAAGCGGCTATATCGACATAAGCTTGGAAAAGCTTAACAAGCTCGGTAAACTGGCCGCGGTATTCCTGTTCTTTGAGCTATTTGTTGTCCTCGGGGAAACCGCCATCGGCTTGTATGCCGGAACAGGGGAAGAAGCGGAGATCATCCATTGGCTGGTAACCGGAGAAGGGGCGCCGTTTTTCTGGATAGAGCTGATAGCGATCCTCGCCGGACTGGTGCTTCTGTTAAGCAGGAAGTCAGGAGCCTTAATCTTAGGTTCAGCAGCAGCGATCTTGGCTGTCTTTATGATCAAGTACAATCTCCTTCAGGCCCAGCTTTTGAATCCGCTGATCACTTATGCGGGGCCCCCCGGATACGGCGGCGGAGAAGGGGTCTATCTGCCCTCTTTCATTGAGATTGGCGTGGCTGTGGGCATTATCTCCCTGGGGGGACTGCTGGTGATGATTGGGTTGGATAAACTCAGCCTGGGGATAAAATCCGGTCTGAACATGTCCGGCTTAGAGCGCGGAATTAAGTCCAAACAGGCCTAAACTTTTTCTGTTTGAGGAACGCAATTTTCAGCGTTCCTCTTTGTCGTGATTTTTCACTACAGAACCTTTCCAGAATTGGGAGTATAATTATGTTAAGAATAAAAGGTGAACAGCGTTAGGAGGAAATTATGCAAAAAACAACCCAACAGGAAATGCAAACGGCGATCGCAGCCTCGGATCTCTATCAACTGCTGGCGATGTGGCTGCAGCTGCCAACCAGGGAAATTGCGGCAGGTTTGTTGAATGGAAGTCTAGCCGAGGATGTCCTGGCTATTTTTGATGAACTGGGATTTCCTGCTCACCTGCAGAAAGGTTTGAAGTCGGTATTTTCACAAATTCAGGAGGAGAGCAAAAGTCAGGAAGAGCTCTTTTCTGATTTGCGGAAAGAGTATACCCGCTTGTTCACCCACCCGAAGCAGCCCCAGATCCATATTTATGAATCCCTCTTTCTCTTTAATCCGGAAGGAGACGAGGCAAGGCCATCCCTATTCATCAGCCCGGCGGCTTTGGATGCGGAACGCTGTTATAAAAAAGCAGGCGTGGCCCGTGCCAAGGAAGTCAACGAACCCGGCGATCATATGGCAACAGAGATGGAATTCATGATGTTTCTTTATCTGCAGAAAGCTAAAGCCTTGCAGGAAGGCGACCGGACTGAAGTTGAGCGGAGAGGGAAAGAAATACAGGAGTTTTACGAGATCCATTTGCAGAAATGGGCGAAAGAATTTTTTGCCCGCTGTAGCACCTTGAGTGAGCATCCCTTTTTTAAGACGGTGGGCGAAATCGGAAGTATTTTTATGAAAGAAATGTTGCCGGCTCATTAAAGCGGTTTGCGTACGGACTGCAGAGGAGGCAGAATATGAGTATGATATTTAGCAAGGGCGCTTATATAGACATTGAAGAGAAGCGATGTTTGAATCTGAGGCACCAGGAGGTTGAGTGCAGCCATTGCCTGGGGCATTGCCCGGCGGAGGCTATTGTTTACAGCGAGGGTCATATTTATTTGGACAAAGATCGATGCAGCGGCTGCGGGTTATGCTTCAGCGATTGCCCCACCGAGGTCTTCCGCTCCAAACAATGGGATGAAAGCACGATCATCCGAGATATTGAAGACGAAGGATGGAAAGTTACCGAGTTTTTCTGCGGCAGGCATACCGCACCGTACAAAATGGATAAGGCGAAGGACCGGGGAGCCGTCCAACTGCCGGCTTGCCTCAGTGCTGTTTCCAAAGGGGCCTGGTATGAAGCGGGCCTGAAAACGGAAATAGAAATCCACCTGGACCAATGCAAAGACTGTCCTCTGGCCAAAACCATTCCGCGTTTGGAGTACAATGCCGGTATAACCGCGGAATGGCTGGAGGCCTCAGGAGAATCCCCAGCTTTCAGCTATATCCGCTTAAGCGGTCAGGGTAAAACCAAAAAGAGCTTGTTGGCCATTGAAACCGGTTTAAAGGTTACCTCCCGGCGTGATTTATTCGTATCCTTAATCAATAAAGGACAGCGGTTGGCGGGGAAAGGGACCGGCGGAACAAACACCTTCCCGGAGGAACACGATAAGAACATGCGCAACAGCTGTCTGCCGGGTTGGCAGCGGCGTCTTGGCGAAGTGCTGCAGCAAAACAGCAGCAATAAAGACAGCGCCCATCCGGCCTACTGGCCCACCATCAAAATCAATGAGCAATGTGTGAACTGCGGGATGTGCAGCCGTTTTTGCCCTTCCGGAACCTTGCAGATCACAGTTAAAGAAGGTGAGTGCAATCACCTGTTTACCAGCGGCTTCTGCCTGGACTGCCGGATCTGTCAATTGTTCTGTCCCCGGGGGGCTATAAGCAGGGACCGGGAAAAAGTCAAAAGGCCTTTTGAAGTGTTGTCCATCGC
Coding sequences within it:
- the nrfD gene encoding NrfD/PsrC family molybdoenzyme membrane anchor subunit, whose product is MSAKEQRKIFTQPLFIIFALLTIVGLVCWFLQLTKGLQLTHLNNYNTWGLYIIGFMIFTGIAAGSLIFASSAYLFPAMAEYKPYTRIAAFVGAIGSVVAAGLFIIVDIGNPERAWHIITSANIASPMFWDTVILGTYVILGIFFTRQLMAVHAGRKEEKSLKGIAVVSFIAGLFVMVTSFVFALQVARPLWNNPAEPVSFLAAALVAALALLIIIFTVLNKSGYIDISQEKLSKLGKLAAVFLFFELFIVLGEAAIGLYVGSGEEAEIIHWLVKGEGAPFFWVELIAIVAGLVLLLSKKPGVLAAGSAVSIFAIFMIKYNLLQAQLLNPLITYAGPPGYGGGEGVYLPSLVELGVAVGIISLGALLVIIGLDKLNLGLRSGKGAGRAADSFSGKAGQA
- a CDS encoding sensor histidine kinase, with amino-acid sequence MAESNGRIPAQEEQIAALKNALTLLESAREAEYRRISRELHDEVGQSLTSLLLQIKALQMEEMSAEAADGLNFLRTTVTDMLGNVRRLAQNLRPVVLENLGLVAAIEWYAEGLMEHADIDIACRLPRERLVISERIELAAYRIVQEGLTNILRHAKANNVVIHLNAYNGKLILSIRDDGCGMNTDNKRNGLGLSGMRERAMLLGGSLRILSGIGQGTQLIVELPLSEKGDAQ
- a CDS encoding response regulator — translated: MTKASLFLSDDHNILRHSLCLLLEKYGYVICGEAATGADTIAAVSQLKPDLLLLDITLPDMNGVEVTAELIGLLPDLRILALTMHDEKDYLLPFLEAGGHGYVHKSAADADLLNAIERVLAGEMFLRPPGVQLLAQSHKNLKQQQSASSAVQLSKREREVLGYLARGYTYKEIAELLYLSVRTIETYRMRIMNKLQINNRFELVEYAIEHQIFPNRPDREIP
- a CDS encoding molybdopterin-containing oxidoreductase family protein, translated to MNDTTQVIIVDATDYGVDYAAFFAELRQRSPGIAVVALLADSSRAYRQHMLSGGADAALAIERADELLAAAVWHSARKNTSVFASNDCVEQAKEGIQNVKEDLKLFERQFNRRAFLKGSAAAAAVTGVTVASPGKMATKALAAGDGTASVKQEQIFYGACRANCFGGCRLKITVRNGKVVKTQMAEVPDKRYNRVCARGLTHTQMMYSPDRLKHPLKRVGERGAGQWEQITWEEAIKTITDTWKKIRTELGNNSIGFSHGTGSNGVLTNNGFHRLRNLMEATCFYCNYDSNHIVTIGQCLGIGPNYNGNEMADLINAKTIIFFGANITESQPQNWHFVKEAQENGTKLICIDPVSTTLAIRSDIHVPIRPGTDAALAMAMMNIIIKNGWTDDTFIKKSSVGPFLVKESDGTYLRFSDLWPLPEGEQDAIVVRDKDGNIGVPGRIPDPVIKGSYTVNGIKVTTAFDLLVNRVAEWTPERTAELCDIPVDQLHEITRIYATETPSTIFTGFGPDHYVNGNHAYVAIFALGMITGNIGKPGASTGWPFNLGFNINAGAISTAPGSPIGPTLPQVKIPYIVENKQYGGKPLELRSIYHVNTNPLGNFAGRQELLQAYEKLELIVASDWRLTDTARYADIVLPAAHWFEVEDIHSSGQTTWTAFQEKAVEPPFECKSDWEMIRMLAEAMGYGEHCSYTDSEMLRMACEGPGPEAFGISYDKLKSEKVVRGALPPGKTYLYGEDGVFKTATGRVQFYFENPQPDYLYDPVNQKINPDEERLPYFEPPREAWPETVGSFTRKPLAEKYPLVYTSERNKLKTHTMFGHNPWLLELYPEPIVKVNPQDARQRGIADGDYAKVYNDRGYVVLKVVFSSGVRPGMLVVPKGWQADQFKEGHYSDLVGNLVDDYRLNNNYFDTLCEMEKV
- a CDS encoding 4Fe-4S dicluster domain-containing protein, which encodes MRYGMAIDLERCIGCHACSVACKQANNLPNKIWWNRVLTVGGEAMDTAMGTYPNNKIQFLPVNCQHCDNPPCTKACPVGATYKREEDGIVIQDYDKCIGCRMCMVACPYNARSFNWSKPEYYVDFAAGDSDAPVHQYNVVEKCTFCANRIAQDEVPACMELCPGRARYWGDLDDPNSEVSRAIRGRSYVKLLEEKGTKPSTFYLT
- the nrfD gene encoding NrfD/PsrC family molybdoenzyme membrane anchor subunit; this translates as MSEKVQKKIFTQPLFIIFALLTIVGLVCWFLQLTKGLQLTHLNNYNTWGLYIIGFMIFTGIAAGSLIIASSAYLFPAMAEYKPYTRIAAFVGAIGSVVAAGLFIIVDIGNPERAWHIITSANIASPMFWDTVILGIYVILGIFYTRQLMAVHAGQKEEKSLKAISIVSFIAGLSVMVTSFVFALQVARPLWNNPAEPVSFLAAALVVALALLLIIFAILNKSGYIDISLEKLNKLGKLAAVFLFFELFVVLGETAIGLYAGTGEEAEIIHWLVTGEGAPFFWIELIAILAGLVLLLSRKSGALILGSAAAILAVFMIKYNLLQAQLLNPLITYAGPPGYGGGEGVYLPSFIEIGVAVGIISLGGLLVMIGLDKLSLGIKSGLNMSGLERGIKSKQA
- a CDS encoding TorD/DmsD family molecular chaperone — translated: MQKTTQQEMQTAIAASDLYQLLAMWLQLPTREIAAGLLNGSLAEDVLAIFDELGFPAHLQKGLKSVFSQIQEESKSQEELFSDLRKEYTRLFTHPKQPQIHIYESLFLFNPEGDEARPSLFISPAALDAERCYKKAGVARAKEVNEPGDHMATEMEFMMFLYLQKAKALQEGDRTEVERRGKEIQEFYEIHLQKWAKEFFARCSTLSEHPFFKTVGEIGSIFMKEMLPAH
- a CDS encoding 4Fe-4S binding protein; protein product: MSMIFSKGAYIDIEEKRCLNLRHQEVECSHCLGHCPAEAIVYSEGHIYLDKDRCSGCGLCFSDCPTEVFRSKQWDESTIIRDIEDEGWKVTEFFCGRHTAPYKMDKAKDRGAVQLPACLSAVSKGAWYEAGLKTEIEIHLDQCKDCPLAKTIPRLEYNAGITAEWLEASGESPAFSYIRLSGQGKTKKSLLAIETGLKVTSRRDLFVSLINKGQRLAGKGTGGTNTFPEEHDKNMRNSCLPGWQRRLGEVLQQNSSNKDSAHPAYWPTIKINEQCVNCGMCSRFCPSGTLQITVKEGECNHLFTSGFCLDCRICQLFCPRGAISRDREKVKRPFEVLSIANNSNTTCQICGSATAHRGKNLCYWCEQEAASDQELKSSFRKMFSITNN